A portion of the Penaeus monodon isolate SGIC_2016 chromosome 28, NSTDA_Pmon_1, whole genome shotgun sequence genome contains these proteins:
- the LOC119591005 gene encoding uncharacterized protein LOC119591005 has protein sequence MSYSTVMVPITNETEIIQNIVNTYAFEEGSSILMLWTFNENAIDSVSVTAFKHLNEELEMFLPLQGQELPWFHMWKYSLLDSDITLLSHLEEILTEARSLAYLRKEIYAYALGKASLSRYLDLLENVYATKNQSAVDEIGNAQSEGEEILEHFQCTISSIKALLKDWGAVNIYQVNRMNSHFSHLQDLWGTDERLLNSYSISLLKMTTLDKYESTSKALDLLLANAFEIHIASTYKMHIRFLRQLNLLIEYAITVLQTFETRDFETANFTSMESTSTPPSNASTINSTRAETEKCNSSQSLYCVAQRLVEALRDAQNVSLVATQTIMDSNTTFNATPATPYNISDVDSMEFDIKFEFESLRMNAYDLWKIIAEQKFSLEEFYEVLTLLKKSKQMGEDLVDSLEDAATNLEKTTSVNEATGSTPTVPS, from the coding sequence ATGAGCTATTCTACAGTTATGGTGCCAATTACAAATGAAACAGAAATTATTCAGAACATAGTTAATACTTATGCATTTGAAGAAGGAAGCTCCATACTGATGTTGTGGACCTTTAATGAAAATGCAATTGACAGTGTATCGGTCACTGCCTTTAAACATCTGAATGAAGAACTTGAAATGTTTTTGCCTTTACAGGGCCAAGAGTTACCTTGGTTCCACATGTGGAAGTATAGTTTACTTGATTCAGATATCACTCTTCTGTCACATTTAGAAGAAATACTTACGGAAGCCAGATCATTAGCATACCTAAGGAAGGAAATTTATGCATATGCATTGGGAAAAGCATCTTTGTCCCGTTACTTGGATCTCTTGGAAAATGTCTATGCAACAAAAAATCAGTCTGCCGTCGACGAAATAGGCAACGCCCAATCAGAAGGTGAAGAAATATTAGAACATTTTCAATGCACTATTTCGTCTATAAAAGCCCTTCTAAAAGATTGGGGGGCAGTAAACATCTACCAGGTAAATAGGATGAATTCACACTTTTCTCATCTTCAGGATCTGTGGGGGACAGATGAGAGACTCTTAAATAGCTACAGCATCTCTCTTTTAAAAATGACGACCTTAGACAAATATGAATCAACTTCCAAGGCACTAGACCTGTTGCTTGCTAATGCTTTTGAAATTCACATTGCTTCCACATACAAAATGCACATCAGATTCCTCAGACAATTGAATCTTTTAATAGAATACGCCATCACAGTGCTTCAGACATTTGAGACAAGGGATTTCGAAACAGCTAATTTCACATCAATGGAGTCCACAAGCACACCACCTTCTAATGCATCTACTATAAATTCTACTCGAGCAGAGACAGAAAAATGCAACAGTTCACAAAGTTTGTATTGTGTCGCACAGCGCTTAGTAGAAGCGCTTAGAGATGCCCAGAATGTAAGCCTTGTGGCAACTCAGACTATAATGGATTCCAATACAACATTTAATGCCACGCCAGCTACGCCTTATAATATCAGTGATGTTGACTCTATGGAATTCGATATAAAGTTCGAGTTTGAAAGTTTGAGAATGAATGCATATGATCTGTGGAAGATAATCGCAGAGCAGAAATTCTCTTTGGAAGAATTTTATGAAGTTCTGACTCTTCTTAAGAAAAGCAAGCAGATGGGTGAAGATTTGGTCGACAGCCTAGAGGACGCAGCAACCAATCTTGAAAAGACAACATCGGTCAATGAAGCAACGGGATCCACGCCAACTGTTCCAAGTTAA